A single region of the Eulemur rufifrons isolate Redbay chromosome 8, OSU_ERuf_1, whole genome shotgun sequence genome encodes:
- the PLPPR4 gene encoding phospholipid phosphatase-related protein type 4 isoform X3, whose translation MMELPILASSVVSLYFLELTDVFKPVHSGFSCYDRSLSMPYIEPTQEAIPFLMLLSLAFAGPAITIMVGEGILYCCLSKRRNGVGLEPNINAGGCNFNSFLRRAVRFVGVHVFGLCSTALITDIIQLSTGYQAPYFLTVCKPNYTSLNVSCKENSYIVEDICSGSDLTVINSGRKSFPSQHATLAAFAAVYVSMYFNSTLTDSSKLLKPLLVFTFIICGIICGLTRITQYKNHPVDVYCGFLIGGGIALYLGLYAVGNFLPSEECMFQHREALRSLTDLNQDPSRVLSAKNGSSSDGIAHTEGILNRNHRDASSLTNLKRANADVEIITPRSPMGKENMVTFSNTLPRANTPSVEDPVRRNATIHASMDSARSKQLLTQWKNKNESRKLSLQVIETEPGQSPPRSIEMRSSSEPSRVGVNGDHHAPGNQYLKIQPGTVPGCNNSMPGGPRVSIQSRPGSSQLVHIPEETQENISTSPKSSSARAKWLKAAEKTVACNRSNSQPRIMQVIAMSKQQGVLQSSPKNTEGSTVTCTGSIRYKTLTDHEPSGIVRVEAHPENNRPIIQIPSTEGEGSGSWKWKAPEKGSLRQTYELNDLNRDSESCESLKDSFGSGDRKRSNIDNNEHHHHGITTIRVTPVEGSEIGSETLSVSSSRDSTLRRKGNIILIPERSNSPENTRNIFYKGTSPTRAYKD comes from the exons ATTATGGTAGGAGAAGGAATCCTCTACTGTTGCCTGtccaaaagaagaaatggagtTGGCCTGGAGCCTAACATTAATGCTGGAGGCTGCAACTTCAACTCTTTCCTTAGAAGAGCTGTCAGATTTGTTG GTGTTCATGTATTTGGACTATGCTCTACAGCTCTCATTACAGATATCATACAACTGTCCACAGGATATCAGGCACCATACTTTCTGACTGTGTGCAAACCAAACTATACCTCTCTGAATGTATCTTGCAAAGAAAATTCGTACATTGTGGAAGATATTTGCTCAGGATCTGACCTTACAGTTATCAACAGTGGCAG AAAGTCATTCCCTTCTCAACATGCGACCCTCGCTGCCTTTGCAGCCGTGTACGTTTCG atgTACTTCAATTCCACATTAACGGATTCCTCTAAGCTTCTGAAACCTCTCTTGGTCTTCACATTTATCATCTGTGGAATCATCTGTGGGCTAACACGGATAACTCAGTATAAAAACCACCCCGTTGATGTCTATTGTGGCTTTTTAATAGGAGGAGGAATTGCACTATACTtg GGGCTGTATGCTGTGGGGAATTTCCTGCCTAGTGAAGAGTGTATGTTTCAGCACAGAGAAGCCCTGAGATCTTTGACAGACCTCAATCAAGACCCCAGCCGAGTTTTATCTGCTAAAAATGGTAGCAGCAGCGATGGAATTGCTCACACAGAAGGCATCCTCAACCGCAACCACAGAGATGCTAGCTCGCTGACAAACCTCAAAAGAGCAAATGCTGATGTGGAAATCATCACTCCACGGAGCCCCATGGGGAAGGAGAACATGGTTACCTTCAGCAATACGCTGCCGAGAGCCAACACCCCATCCGTAGAAGACCCTGTCCGAAGAAACGCAACCATTCATGCGTCAATGGATTCCGCTAGGTCAAAGCAGCTCCTCACCCAGTGGAAGAATAAGAATGAAAGTCGGAAGTTGTCCCTGCAAGTTATAGAGACTGAGCCCGGACAGTCGCCACCCAGATCCATAGAAATGAGGTCAAGCTCGGAGCCATCGAGGGTGGGGGTGAATGGAGACCACCATGCTCCTGGCAATCAGTACCTCAAGATCCagcctggcactgtccccgggtGTAACAACAGCATGCCTGGAGGGCCACGGGTGTCCATTCAGTCTCGCCCCGGGTCCTCGCAGTTGGTACACATCCCTGAGGAGACCCAGGAAAACATAAGCACCTCCCCCAAAAGCAGCTCTGCTCGGGCCAAGTGGCTGAAAGCTGCTGAGAAGACCGTGGCCTGTAACAGAAGCAACAGCCAGCCCCGAATCATGCAAGTCATAGCTATGTCCAAGCAGCAGGGCGTCCTCCAAAGCAGCCCCAAGAACACCGAAGGCAGCACGGTGACCTGCACTGGCTCCATCCGCTACAAAACCCTGACAGACCACGAACCCAGCGGGATCGTGAGGGTCGAAGCTCATCCGGAGAACAACAGGCCCATCATACAGATCCCGTCCACCGAAGGCGAAGGCAGCGGCTCCTGGAAGTGGAAAGCCCCAGAAAAGGGCAGCCTTCGCCAAACTTACGAGCTCAACGATCTCAACAGGGACTCAGAAAGCTGTGAGTCCCTGAAAGACAGCTTTGGTTCTGGAGATCGCAAGAGAAGCAACATTGATAATAATGAGCATCACCATCACGGAATCACCACCATTCGCGTCACCCCGGTGGAGGGCAGCGAAATCGGCTCCGAGACGCTGTCCGTTTCTTCTTCCCGCGACTCCACCCTGCGGAGAAAGGGCAACATCATTTTAATCCCCGAAAGAAGCAACAGTCCCGAAAACACTAGAAATATCTTCTACAAAGGAACCTCCCCCACACGGGCTTACAAGGACTGA
- the PLPPR4 gene encoding phospholipid phosphatase-related protein type 4 isoform X4: MPYIEPTQEAIPFLMLLSLAFAGPAITIMVGEGILYCCLSKRRNGVGLEPNINAGGCNFNSFLRRAVRFVGVHVFGLCSTALITDIIQLSTGYQAPYFLTVCKPNYTSLNVSCKENSYIVEDICSGSDLTVINSGRKSFPSQHATLAAFAAVYVSMYFNSTLTDSSKLLKPLLVFTFIICGIICGLTRITQYKNHPVDVYCGFLIGGGIALYLGLYAVGNFLPSEECMFQHREALRSLTDLNQDPSRVLSAKNGSSSDGIAHTEGILNRNHRDASSLTNLKRANADVEIITPRSPMGKENMVTFSNTLPRANTPSVEDPVRRNATIHASMDSARSKQLLTQWKNKNESRKLSLQVIETEPGQSPPRSIEMRSSSEPSRVGVNGDHHAPGNQYLKIQPGTVPGCNNSMPGGPRVSIQSRPGSSQLVHIPEETQENISTSPKSSSARAKWLKAAEKTVACNRSNSQPRIMQVIAMSKQQGVLQSSPKNTEGSTVTCTGSIRYKTLTDHEPSGIVRVEAHPENNRPIIQIPSTEGEGSGSWKWKAPEKGSLRQTYELNDLNRDSESCESLKDSFGSGDRKRSNIDNNEHHHHGITTIRVTPVEGSEIGSETLSVSSSRDSTLRRKGNIILIPERSNSPENTRNIFYKGTSPTRAYKD; this comes from the exons ATTATGGTAGGAGAAGGAATCCTCTACTGTTGCCTGtccaaaagaagaaatggagtTGGCCTGGAGCCTAACATTAATGCTGGAGGCTGCAACTTCAACTCTTTCCTTAGAAGAGCTGTCAGATTTGTTG GTGTTCATGTATTTGGACTATGCTCTACAGCTCTCATTACAGATATCATACAACTGTCCACAGGATATCAGGCACCATACTTTCTGACTGTGTGCAAACCAAACTATACCTCTCTGAATGTATCTTGCAAAGAAAATTCGTACATTGTGGAAGATATTTGCTCAGGATCTGACCTTACAGTTATCAACAGTGGCAG AAAGTCATTCCCTTCTCAACATGCGACCCTCGCTGCCTTTGCAGCCGTGTACGTTTCG atgTACTTCAATTCCACATTAACGGATTCCTCTAAGCTTCTGAAACCTCTCTTGGTCTTCACATTTATCATCTGTGGAATCATCTGTGGGCTAACACGGATAACTCAGTATAAAAACCACCCCGTTGATGTCTATTGTGGCTTTTTAATAGGAGGAGGAATTGCACTATACTtg GGGCTGTATGCTGTGGGGAATTTCCTGCCTAGTGAAGAGTGTATGTTTCAGCACAGAGAAGCCCTGAGATCTTTGACAGACCTCAATCAAGACCCCAGCCGAGTTTTATCTGCTAAAAATGGTAGCAGCAGCGATGGAATTGCTCACACAGAAGGCATCCTCAACCGCAACCACAGAGATGCTAGCTCGCTGACAAACCTCAAAAGAGCAAATGCTGATGTGGAAATCATCACTCCACGGAGCCCCATGGGGAAGGAGAACATGGTTACCTTCAGCAATACGCTGCCGAGAGCCAACACCCCATCCGTAGAAGACCCTGTCCGAAGAAACGCAACCATTCATGCGTCAATGGATTCCGCTAGGTCAAAGCAGCTCCTCACCCAGTGGAAGAATAAGAATGAAAGTCGGAAGTTGTCCCTGCAAGTTATAGAGACTGAGCCCGGACAGTCGCCACCCAGATCCATAGAAATGAGGTCAAGCTCGGAGCCATCGAGGGTGGGGGTGAATGGAGACCACCATGCTCCTGGCAATCAGTACCTCAAGATCCagcctggcactgtccccgggtGTAACAACAGCATGCCTGGAGGGCCACGGGTGTCCATTCAGTCTCGCCCCGGGTCCTCGCAGTTGGTACACATCCCTGAGGAGACCCAGGAAAACATAAGCACCTCCCCCAAAAGCAGCTCTGCTCGGGCCAAGTGGCTGAAAGCTGCTGAGAAGACCGTGGCCTGTAACAGAAGCAACAGCCAGCCCCGAATCATGCAAGTCATAGCTATGTCCAAGCAGCAGGGCGTCCTCCAAAGCAGCCCCAAGAACACCGAAGGCAGCACGGTGACCTGCACTGGCTCCATCCGCTACAAAACCCTGACAGACCACGAACCCAGCGGGATCGTGAGGGTCGAAGCTCATCCGGAGAACAACAGGCCCATCATACAGATCCCGTCCACCGAAGGCGAAGGCAGCGGCTCCTGGAAGTGGAAAGCCCCAGAAAAGGGCAGCCTTCGCCAAACTTACGAGCTCAACGATCTCAACAGGGACTCAGAAAGCTGTGAGTCCCTGAAAGACAGCTTTGGTTCTGGAGATCGCAAGAGAAGCAACATTGATAATAATGAGCATCACCATCACGGAATCACCACCATTCGCGTCACCCCGGTGGAGGGCAGCGAAATCGGCTCCGAGACGCTGTCCGTTTCTTCTTCCCGCGACTCCACCCTGCGGAGAAAGGGCAACATCATTTTAATCCCCGAAAGAAGCAACAGTCCCGAAAACACTAGAAATATCTTCTACAAAGGAACCTCCCCCACACGGGCTTACAAGGACTGA